ctgtgctttttaaattacttttgttGGTTCATTTCAGCACTTCAGAGGCTGCCTACAAACATGGTTTTGTCCAGCTGTTTTATCTTACATCAGAGTTACTGCTCTGCCTCTATTTTAATTCTGGCCTATTCCATCTTCCCAGAAATTCtggtattttatttctattgtgTGGAATGTTTTATACCTTAAAATAGGAAAGATTCTTTGTGAATGAACAAAAGATGCAGCTTTCTCTGGAATGGCTGCAcacatttatttctatttagaCTTTGTATATTTCATCTCTGCGTACCAGTAGAAGAGATGAAAACCTTTTCTGTGCTGTAAGCATGAAGCAGAGATCCACAGCTGAATGGGCTGTAAGACTGTGCTTTAATTCACTTTTGAGGCCATGATGTCCCACTCTGAATTTGAGGGGCTTTTGTCATCACTGGTGGGTAATTACTTAGCACTGGGAAGGTCACAGTTATGTGGTAGCTGAACAGACACTTGAGTTTTGCCAGCTCATCTGAAGAGTCTAAGAGTGGGTTTATGAGTGACTTGCCACTTCCAGCAGAATTCTTGGTTTAGGGTTCCAAAATCTTAAACAGTGCTGCAGAATTCATCATAAAAACATGCACAGTTTCAAGGCAATTGTAGCTTCCCACATTTTAGGATAGTTACTCTTGCAGCCCATTGCCTGTTATCTTCTCTACATCAGTTCTTGGTAATTTACACTAAATTGCTTTATCTTCAAAATGAGCTGCAGACAAATTTCTGACTAATGTTGCATAGGTTTTTCTTCCtagaagggggaaaagggggaatcattaattatatacaatatacatTAATATTTACAAATTAGCTTTATCTCTCTGTGCTTAATCTTAATTGCAGGTATGCAGGAATAAAAAGGATACATGTTGTGAGGTTAACCCTGTTAACAGAATGTGTCTGTATTTCTTACACCACCTGTGGTTGACCCTAGCTGATGCTAGCATTAATGCAGTGTTCAGTATGAAGTTGGAGTGAGTAAATGCTGTTGGCTGCTCAATTACCTTATCAAGTCCTGGTTTTGGCAGTGGCTGCATGCAGACCTGCACTACACTGGTCTGGCAGTCAGTGGGGATAACTAAAGGGGCAGAGTGCGTTCCATAGGgtcttaacaaaaaaaaaagtgcatttctCCAGGACAGATGGTAGTAGAACTCTGGTAGAAAGACATCTCTTTGTGACACTTTAAAAGGCAGTTACTTGTGGTACTTTTTGGGAGaataaagtttattttcttttgagatAGGACCAAAACAAGACTGGAAATCTGAACTTTGATTACCAGGTAAACAGTGTTAAATTGTAGCTCAACTTCTGACACACCACTAGAGCAGCTGTCCATTGTGAAGTGGTTAGCAGTCTTCCCTCACAGTTCTGGTACTGTGCATTTGGGTTGTCATTTCCCACTTTTTCCTTCCACTCTTTGCTGACTCCCAGTTGCCCTTTTTGAGTTTCTGGTCACCATGCAGCAAACTCAAACTGAGCAAACTCCAAGCTGGTTTTAGTACCTTCATAAAGAACCTTGAAGCACCTGAGTGAACAGTGTCTCCTCTCGGTAGCAGTATGGCCACAGAAGTTAGTGTCTTGTGAAGGGCTTTTTTCTGTAACTTAACTGATACTGCTTTTGTGTTAAGTGGGGTGAAGGGGCTGGGATTACTGATCTTTTTCAAAAGACAGGTGGTGGCAAAATACTGGTGTGGAATTTAATTCAAGAAAGTGAGAGACTGGTAAGTATGTGCATCACTTTAATGCATGCAAATAATAGTAACAATAACAAGCTTAATTTTATAGCATTCACTTTACAAagaagattaaaagaaaatgtgaagcTGACATGATTTGCATCCACTGCAACCCTCTCTTGAACTGTTCTTGAGGAATGGGTCATTGCACACACAGCCATCTGCAATGTGTGACATTTTGTAACAGTGTCTGATTAAACAGAAGTGAACCACtgtttgtgtgtatttttcttttctcctcttgaatacctatttaaattattattgcAACAGATGTTATGGTGAGAATAACTTGGTACCAGCTTTTTGATTCTGTAAGCTGCAGAGACTCATTTGTGTGAGTTGTGATTTAAAGTGGACACAAACAAGTAAATCCTAACTTCTTGACCTGTAACTTCCTTTTGCTGTTGATCCGCTGTCCTGCTGCTAAGCAGACTGTAAAAAGCTATTGAAATTAGAAGAATATAAAGTAAAAATTTCTAACAGTGTTTTCATTAAAGTTGGTGGCATGGGCATGCTGGGAGGTGCTCTGTTCTAAATCCTTTTTGAGCAGAGAGATGAGGTAGCTTGGGAAATGGCACCTCCTGTGTATGGGGTGAGAATGGATTACTGTGCTAGGCTGGTGGGGCTTATTTAGCTACCACTGTTCACTCATGGGTTAGTTTCTGAGAGCTGGTAAAGggaagataaataaatatttttatgctatGGCATGGACCAGTTGAAGGCATTTTGCATTGGCAGTGTGTGACAAGGAGGAGGTGCAGTAGAGGACCCTTCAAGGGatcactgctgctgtgcagaaGTTCCTAACAGGCATTTGTCCTCTggcccttccagctccaggaAATCTGAGAGGCATTTGGGAGCTGCTTTGTGCTAAGAGCCAGTTGTGGTTGCCTGGCAGGTTAAAGCCCTCCCAGTGTGAACATGACTGGTAGGAAATAGAAAGGGTGGGTCTGTACTTGTCACACTGTGAGCCTCAGCTGGTTGTTCTTGCAGTGTGGGACCCCAAGAGTTATATGTAAGTTTACACTTTTTCTCTAAAacttctttttgtctttttgttgctgttgttttgggagtgtttagttttgttttgtttgttttgttgttgctgttgttttctgtggggctgggggaatAAAGAGTTTAGATttaaacttttaatttcttaaaagGTGAAAGTAGGCATATATGAGGAGCATGAGCCCTGTTTATACCTCAAACACTCAAGTTTGTGCAGTAGTGTGAGCTACAGGGCAAAGCACTGCTGTCTGCAGGATCGAGTTGGGTGTGGGCAGGCAGTAAGCAAATTAATTCCAAGACAGACCCTCCTGGCCAAGCTGGCTGTAATTTTTCATCATGGTAACAGTTCCTTTTCAAAAACAAAGTCTGTGTTTCTGCCACAGTATTTGAGCAGGTTGTGTATGTCAATGCTTTGCTTTTCAGTAAGTTTACATACCAAGTTTCTGCTCTGGGTTGAAGCCATCCTAATGCCCCAGGCTAGACTTGGGGAAGCTGCCTTTGCCCAGTTACCTTCTCCAACATACTCCTGTCCCTGcatcagggctggggagcagaggggaatttctctgccctctccagctttcttccTTCTGGCAGTTGTTTCTCCTTCCTGAAGCCAGAATGTGAAGGCTTGGATTAGACAATAATCTTCCATCTTCTTCCTTCTAAATTCACCATGGCTTGCAGTTCATTCTGCAGTTTTTGGCTCTGCCCAGATCCTTGCTGCAGTTGGAAAAGCAAATCATACCTAGCTACTGTTGGAAATACATCCTCAGGTAGGGTAATCAAGCTCACATAGAAATGGTAGTACTTCATAAAAGATATTTATTCGATTAAAACAAGTTATATGACAGGGTTTTGGCAATTTTAGTCACAATATCCTATATCAAACAATGGGAAATTCCAAGAACACACATTTTTGTTATTAGAAGCAGAATATGGCATCATGGTTGCAGACACAGCATTGAAAACCtcctttgcatttttaaaatcatggaTGTATGCTCTAGACAAATTTCAGTTCTGTATTCTGTGGTATTCCTTGGCTGATATGCAAAATAATTTCACCAAGTGCAGGAATTGTTTGACTATGTACACATAACAGTGCTTACAACTGATCTTTTATGCCACCCATGACTCTGCTCACATAtctcccaccccagcccagaTATAGATATTGTCTAGTAAGGTACTATTTACACAGAGAAGCAGTGTAGGATTATGCAGAATTTGGGGCCTGTTTTTTACCAGTCTGGTTGTGAAGTCAGCTTTAACACTGCTTCCATACTGACACTGGCTTTGCAGTTGGTAGGTATTTCATACATGGCACATGTCAACATGGTATGTGGTCTGAGTTCATTTTTCTGTTGCTgattcaggaagaaaaatttagTTACACTGTGGGggggggatagaatgtaagaaaatagtgcagaaggtaacctcacccctgaggagttgcagctgtactaatcaccaaaaggaacaggcctgcccttaataggccacagctgtgtccagtaagaagagtgctacaaaagagtggctTAGCTGGTTGAGGAGAGACCTGGAGTTGTTGGCTGTACTtggaagaaggagtcagtgctgtgaggagctgccctggagaAATCAacaagaaggtatggaacttctgcaataagatgacaacagcaCTGGACAAAGTCTTTTACTGATCAAGACTACAAGACTACGCAGAGATTAACTTGAAGTGCTAGTCTGTGGGGTAAGAAAAACCAGATCAATTGTTGTCTTTGGGTCTTTGGTTTGAAATCTTGCTTTCTGTAACTCCAGAACAATCAATAGCTTGGCTCTAAGTTCACTCTATTAatagtttaaatttttttgagtTATTTGGTCAGTATTATGGTTGTTAATTCTAATGTTGCCTGGTGGTTACCCAGAACAGTCCACTTTTAGTTTTAAATGTGAGACTGGACCCTTCCAGTGCTGTACCCTCTAAGAGCACAGTGCATACAGTACTGTACTACATACCTTAGGTTCTTTTGATGGCTGGATCATTTTCAACCTCAATGTTGAAAGCAACAAGACCATTAAATGAAAAGCCTAAATAAAAGGTCACATTTTCACTTCCAGCAGGCACTGATTCACGATGGAGTGGCAAGATCTGGAGTTCCTTCCCATGACCTCGTATAAATAAATTTCTGTCCTTGGACCAGCCAGAAACTCTTTTGAGGTTGTCACGAATTTTGGGAACATTCCATACGGTTCCATGCAGCCACTTCATTCTTCTCTCGTCTAAGGACCCCACCATCAATTTGTCAATTTTAGTTTTGTCCACTATCTTACTTAAGCCATAAccctttcccagaaaaaaatgggtgtaaattcttttctttctggtaGGAACATCTTTCACTTTGATGTCATATAAGCGTTTCAAGGTTTGAAGAGCTGAAGTTAAAATTTCATCATTAATGGGATTAGGCTCTTTGTCTAATGCCTCATCTGGCCAGTACAGCAAGGTGAGCAAAAAATAGGCACTTGCTGGAAATTGTCTCTTTCCTTTGAAGAATCTTAGACTGAGCTCACGCAGAGTTGGCAGTGGAAGGAGTTTGGCTGATCCTGGTGCTAAGCAGGCTAATGTGATGTGGCACAAAATGAAATTGATCAAATCACTGTCCTCCAACCTGTTCCTCAGTGGGTTTTCTGGATAGAAACTAAGGATCCTTTCTAGCTTTTCAGCTGACCTGTTCTCTTTCTTATCTGTTAAGAAAGACAGGATATTGGTGACATTTCCTCCACCACTCCCATAAATACTCATTTGTCTCATGAGCTGAGTGTCAGGACCATTGTTGCTGTCATCTAGAAGTGATGCTGAGATGAAGAATTTAGCGTACACAGCTGCTTGCTTTCTCAGCCATTTTCTGGGATTATGAATTTGTTCTTCCTTATCATCATTTTCATCATCCTTCTCCTGGTTTTTATCTGTTTGGAAGTAACTTAGTTCTTCTGAAATCCATTCCAGAGCATTGTACAGGTTCTGGCGCAAGCCTTTCAAGCGGGAATGAAGCCTTCCCCATGGTCTTTTTATGTCTTCAGGAATGTAATCTGTGGTGAGATATTTCACAAGCTCAGTATGTTCCCTCTCTGGACCTGTGTGGAATACAGGCAGTGTGGACAAAAATCGAAGAAGGCGACAACCTACTTCTACTTCTCCAAAATAGCCAGCGTTGTTCATACTTTCACGTTCTTCCTTTGCTGCCTGTTGTGCAGCCCTGAAGCATTTCATAGCTTCAAGAGCAAGCAGTATCTTCTCAGTGATCCTTTCAGGAGTATCTTCCTCTGTCATTTTATCCACAGTGAAACCAAACCATCTCCTGTAGACTTGACCTTCTGTATCCAAAATAAAAGAATCAGTTGGCAAATGTGATTTTGCAACATTTGCCCAGTATTTAGCATCTTCAAATTTTTCATTGCTGTAATTTAGTCTGGCAAGCTGCTGGGCAAAAAAAGGATCTTTTCCAAGGAGTTCATACGCAGCTTTTAAAACAGCAATGGCTTTTTCACAGTCTTCAGTTTCACAGACTTGTTCAATGAATGGGGAGAAGAGAGTGTCAGTATTGTCCCCCCTGCTTCTTTTATCACGTCGAATAAACAGATGTCTGATAAACTTTCTGAATTCTTCTCGTCCAAATCTGTTTTCAAAGAGTGTCTTTTCCTGAAGAAGATTTGTTGCAATTTGACTTAGTGATTGATTCCCTGAAAGTTGATGCAGAATTTCTTTTGCAACCAGGCAGTGTATTATCCGAATAGTTGAAATATAAGTGATGCTTTCCCTTAGCTCAATGAAAATCATTCTTGCTTGTTCACTCAAGTGATGCTTGAAATCGTATGCTCTTGCTGTACTCTCTGTATATGCCCCCAGGCCCAGAAAAGCCTCACAGTGTGACAGTGAAAGGTATGAGTTTGGTACATAGCAGTTGAGCAGAGCAATGTAACGCATCAAGCAGGTGTCACGAGAGGAAAGGTCGATGCCTTGCAGGATGTGCTCTACCATGTCTGACACATATGTTTTACTGAACTCCTTACACATCAGCACAAATGTAAGTATGAATTCCGGTTTATCATATTTCTGCTGCAGATTTTCAAGTTTGGTGTTAAACTGCTCTTTCTCTAAATCTGTCAGTTTGTGAGTGACAGCAACTGTGTCCAGTGGTGAAGCCTTGCAATGCCTTTCAGGGTCATTGTATCGTCTGCAGCATAGGAGGATGAAGTAAGGCCTGGAGGTATTCattttcctggctgctgcagcctctatTAACTCACTCTGTAGGTCCTCCAGGTACTCATCATCATAATCTTCgatcaggagcagcacaggaaagcagtgaattatttccttttcttcataaTCTCTAAGGGCGAGCACATGGTTACAAACAGTTAAGGGTGGATAGGAGGTCTTGATAACAGCACATCTA
This DNA window, taken from Ammospiza caudacuta isolate bAmmCau1 chromosome 19, bAmmCau1.pri, whole genome shotgun sequence, encodes the following:
- the LOC131566177 gene encoding sterile alpha motif domain-containing protein 9-like, which codes for MDYKTLPVREWVENHVKCWLESTGIKKEYVDKLHAEEVTGPALMELDESFLKDIGMKKGQIQILIHKRNELLRLQDNAQQAEDSSSKTHDGRDAQTAPARASNAPAQGTVSEGSSGAVGTTSSESTAPASGKKPKSSKKSQLPSAAEVLEVRNYRPFRSQDTDFRYVKDTVLPPESGVSDLIIPCHEYKSCDTAAELNKQQLQSKFASEVIRFASACMNIRTNGTIHFGVMDSVENKGWKHGQIVGIKVKKREDFVDALDYNIEKCFCNNLQEIARKCIHPPVFVEVISKDSQEQRFVVEVDIEPTFSLVKNNCFEVYLPKYNESSQKVILTKEPALYQRLGAKSEPVQRSKLTAFIQAMPDRDAQRERAELSSAQVPTEIPQDLGRKLSILLNDGKSYMDDSLRYILVTNRCEQDNLNHIDFLMHLNIFCVFDFDEHSNVSGLYSKYKEHHETSSYFLQDFFKEIKTDNSPSQKLFDQTSWIFCNGRSDFLGDEKACDENTWIRTKKKYLKKVITCICEEILPEGSFIVLFLLLSPVQKPLVDTFQEFYTEMNGMEYIICIAESRDNYRKWANLAQESCSIETLEQRSVVGMKLSHVDATIQSMLPSTAQPRHLPASTGGLCTLPLREEEKLCSLEILCTDQCDDIKLNLWTEKQKQEIEQDFYRGRKITWENLWLADNKHCGDIIERSACAEASKLLDGILRGGGHNYSVAKLKIFHHPGSGGSTIARQVLWKNRKRFRCAVIKTSYPPLTVCNHVLALRDYEEKEIIHCFPVLLLIEDYDDEYLEDLQSELIEAAAARKMNTSRPYFILLCCRRYNDPERHCKASPLDTVAVTHKLTDLEKEQFNTKLENLQQKYDKPEFILTFVLMCKEFSKTYVSDMVEHILQGIDLSSRDTCLMRYIALLNCYVPNSYLSLSHCEAFLGLGAYTESTARAYDFKHHLSEQARMIFIELRESITYISTIRIIHCLVAKEILHQLSGNQSLSQIATNLLQEKTLFENRFGREEFRKFIRHLFIRRDKRSRGDNTDTLFSPFIEQVCETEDCEKAIAVLKAAYELLGKDPFFAQQLARLNYSNEKFEDAKYWANVAKSHLPTDSFILDTEGQVYRRWFGFTVDKMTEEDTPERITEKILLALEAMKCFRAAQQAAKEERESMNNAGYFGEVEVGCRLLRFLSTLPVFHTGPEREHTELVKYLTTDYIPEDIKRPWGRLHSRLKGLRQNLYNALEWISEELSYFQTDKNQEKDDENDDKEEQIHNPRKWLRKQAAVYAKFFISASLLDDSNNGPDTQLMRQMSIYGSGGGNVTNILSFLTDKKENRSAEKLERILSFYPENPLRNRLEDSDLINFILCHITLACLAPGSAKLLPLPTLRELSLRFFKGKRQFPASAYFLLTLLYWPDEALDKEPNPINDEILTSALQTLKRLYDIKVKDVPTRKKRIYTHFFLGKGYGLSKIVDKTKIDKLMVGSLDERRMKWLHGTVWNVPKIRDNLKRVSGWSKDRNLFIRGHGKELQILPLHRESVPAGSENVTFYLGFSFNGLVAFNIEVENDPAIKRT